Proteins co-encoded in one Actinomycetota bacterium genomic window:
- a CDS encoding V-type ATPase 116kDa subunit family protein: MAKVEIIGPKNLFFDVVSLVHEQGKLHIEDLSRKIQSGELPLDRMEVFEKQQGDKERMDDMLIRVRAILKALHRDDFKVDTAAKRAEYDRLYDLDADELAVEISGVIGEVEDRTAALATSHTAIESELSLLARYEPILHKIQPLAKQIVTTGNYESVALLVERRYKAALEQLKEELDKLTKKQCEIVSTDVDEDTTAAIVVFNKNYSEPVHKFLAMENVNQIRLPNEFDGMPFDMAYDTLKERRKELPTDLGEISTELELMSNKWQLKLTTIRDVLIDKVEQISAIPMFGRTEYAFVVTGWMPVAEVGALRRMVTEKWRDDVIIEQTAIREEEYAETPVALKNAKALEPFQFLLGVYGMPRYGTIDPTWMLFVFYPLFFGMIVGDLGYGLVMLGIVVWLRMKFRDNPSIQLATSILGPAATMVLAFGILYAEFFGDLLGHYLGWVENIKVAGIALPFHRTVLVKEFMYIAVAVGVVHVLFGLVLGVVNAVKMKHKKHLYEKGGILTLILAILIAVGLGMSAGVLGELATWGQLIFAAIAFGGFIFAIRGGGVMGAIETLEAFTGMASYIRIMAVGLAGAIFADAINKIVASTGNIALAAIIAILLHGLNFIICAFSPAIHALRLNFLEFFGKFYETGKQQYKPFTKTGGEKSA; this comes from the coding sequence ATGGCAAAGGTAGAGATTATCGGCCCGAAGAACCTGTTCTTCGACGTCGTTAGTCTTGTACACGAGCAAGGCAAGCTTCATATCGAGGATCTCTCGCGGAAGATCCAGTCCGGCGAGTTGCCGCTGGATCGGATGGAGGTTTTCGAGAAGCAGCAGGGGGACAAGGAGCGCATGGATGACATGCTCATCCGCGTACGTGCGATCCTCAAGGCGCTTCACCGCGACGATTTCAAGGTAGACACAGCTGCCAAGCGAGCCGAGTACGATCGCCTCTACGACCTCGACGCCGATGAGCTCGCCGTTGAGATATCCGGAGTCATCGGAGAGGTCGAAGACCGCACGGCGGCCCTGGCAACGAGTCACACCGCCATCGAGTCCGAGCTCTCGTTGCTCGCCCGGTACGAGCCGATTCTTCACAAGATCCAGCCTCTGGCCAAGCAGATCGTGACCACCGGCAACTACGAATCGGTGGCCCTCCTCGTTGAGCGCCGCTACAAGGCCGCTCTCGAGCAGCTCAAGGAGGAGCTCGACAAGCTCACCAAGAAGCAGTGCGAGATCGTGTCCACCGATGTCGATGAGGACACCACGGCGGCCATCGTCGTTTTCAACAAGAACTACTCCGAGCCGGTGCACAAGTTCCTGGCTATGGAGAATGTCAACCAGATCCGCCTCCCCAATGAGTTTGACGGCATGCCCTTCGACATGGCGTATGACACGCTGAAGGAACGCCGCAAGGAGTTGCCGACGGACCTGGGAGAGATTTCGACAGAGCTTGAGCTGATGTCCAACAAGTGGCAGCTGAAGCTAACCACGATTCGCGACGTGCTGATCGACAAGGTCGAGCAGATCAGTGCCATTCCGATGTTCGGTCGCACTGAGTATGCGTTCGTCGTTACGGGCTGGATGCCCGTTGCAGAAGTCGGCGCATTGCGGAGGATGGTCACCGAGAAATGGCGCGACGACGTGATCATCGAGCAGACCGCGATCCGCGAAGAGGAGTACGCGGAGACGCCGGTCGCGCTCAAGAATGCGAAGGCTCTCGAGCCCTTCCAGTTCCTCCTGGGCGTATACGGCATGCCTCGCTACGGCACGATCGATCCGACGTGGATGCTGTTCGTCTTCTACCCCCTGTTCTTCGGCATGATCGTCGGAGACCTGGGCTACGGTCTGGTCATGCTTGGCATCGTCGTGTGGTTGCGCATGAAGTTCCGTGACAATCCGAGCATCCAGCTGGCCACGTCGATTCTCGGACCGGCCGCCACCATGGTGCTCGCGTTCGGCATCCTATACGCGGAGTTCTTCGGTGATCTGCTCGGTCACTATCTGGGCTGGGTGGAGAACATCAAGGTTGCGGGGATCGCTTTGCCGTTCCACAGGACGGTGCTCGTCAAGGAGTTCATGTACATCGCCGTCGCGGTTGGTGTCGTGCATGTGCTCTTCGGCCTGGTGCTTGGCGTTGTCAATGCCGTGAAGATGAAGCACAAGAAGCACCTGTACGAGAAGGGCGGCATCCTCACACTCATCCTGGCCATACTCATTGCGGTCGGCCTGGGCATGTCCGCAGGTGTGCTCGGCGAATTGGCGACATGGGGTCAGCTCATATTCGCGGCTATCGCATTCGGCGGCTTCATCTTCGCGATACGTGGCGGCGGCGTCATGGGTGCTATTGAGACACTCGAGGCATTCACAGGCATGGCGAGCTACATACGTATCATGGCGGTCGGCCTGGCCGGCGCGATCTTCGCGGACGCGATCAACAAGATCGTCGCGAGCACCGGCAATATCGCCCTTGCTGCGATCATCGCCATCCTGCTTCACGGGCTGAACTTCATCATCTGCGCGTTCAGCCCCGCCATTCATGCTTTGCGTCTCAACTTCCTGGAGTTCTTTGGGAAGTTCTACGAGACTGGCAAGCAGCAGTACAAGCCATTCACGAAAACCGGAGGTGAAAAGAGCGCATGA
- a CDS encoding ATPase, protein MAMGLSALGAGYAQAKIGSAGAGTLAERPEVAIWIITLQALPEIIVLLGFVSAIMISGG, encoded by the coding sequence CTGGCTATGGGTCTGTCCGCTCTGGGTGCAGGCTATGCGCAGGCCAAGATCGGCTCCGCTGGCGCAGGAACACTCGCTGAGCGCCCTGAGGTTGCAATCTGGATCATCACGCTCCAGGCGCTTCCGGAGATTATCGTTCTGCTCGGTTTCGTTTCCGCGATCATGATTAGCGGCGGCTAG